The Skermanella pratensis genome has a window encoding:
- the choX gene encoding choline ABC transporter substrate-binding protein gives MTLRTARLMAAAGIALCGVSLWPVAAPAAEPDECRTVRMSDPGWTDITSTTTTASVILSALGYQPKVVNLSVAVSIEGLRSKNIDAFLGNWMPAQEEMTRKYIDGGQIDVAAVNLEGATTTLAVNKAAADAGVKTFADLAKHAEKFDRTINSIEPGSSANAKIQKMIDDGAYGLGDWKLVESSEAAMLAAVERAARRDEWAVFLGWAPHPMNVKLPMGYLDGGEEYFGPNRGSATVRTLTRAGLAETCPNLGTFLEQLVFSIPMENEMMVMILSDRMAPGKAVEQWMRDNPQVLDGWLAGVTSFDGKPALPVVKSALGIAS, from the coding sequence ATGACTCTGAGAACCGCCCGCCTGATGGCCGCCGCCGGTATCGCCCTGTGTGGCGTCTCCCTGTGGCCGGTCGCGGCCCCGGCGGCCGAGCCCGACGAATGCAGGACGGTCAGGATGTCCGATCCGGGCTGGACCGATATCACGTCCACGACCACGACGGCCTCGGTCATCCTGTCCGCCCTGGGATATCAGCCGAAGGTCGTCAATCTCTCGGTCGCCGTTTCGATCGAAGGGCTTCGCTCCAAGAACATCGACGCCTTCCTCGGCAACTGGATGCCCGCGCAGGAGGAGATGACACGGAAATACATCGACGGCGGCCAGATCGATGTCGCCGCCGTCAACCTCGAGGGCGCCACCACGACGCTGGCGGTCAACAAGGCTGCGGCCGACGCCGGCGTGAAGACCTTCGCCGACCTCGCGAAGCATGCGGAAAAGTTCGACCGCACCATCAACAGCATCGAGCCGGGATCGTCGGCCAACGCGAAGATCCAGAAGATGATCGATGACGGCGCCTATGGGTTGGGTGACTGGAAACTGGTCGAATCCAGCGAGGCGGCGATGCTTGCCGCGGTCGAACGCGCGGCCCGGCGCGACGAATGGGCGGTGTTCCTGGGCTGGGCTCCCCACCCGATGAACGTGAAGCTGCCGATGGGATACCTGGACGGCGGGGAGGAGTATTTCGGCCCCAACCGTGGCAGCGCCACGGTCCGTACCCTGACCAGGGCCGGGCTCGCCGAGACCTGCCCCAACCTCGGAACGTTCCTGGAGCAGCTGGTGTTTTCCATCCCGATGGAAAACGAGATGATGGTCATGATCCTGAGCGACAGGATGGCCCCCGGAAAGGCCGTGGAGCAGTGGATGCGCGACAACCCGCAGGTGCTGGATGGCTGGCTGGCCGGGGTCACCAGCTTCGACGGAAAGCC